The genomic region ATAGAGACTGCTTTGGTTGAAGCAATTGTCATTACCAGCATTGCCACGAACAACAAATATCCCAACGCTAGATATCGTCCGGTGGACACTATTTGATATTGCCCTAGGTTTTCTCCGTTGCTGCTTAGTGATGTTAGCATTTCTGAAGTAGCTATCGCCTGTGGATAATCTAGGTCTCCTATCCCATATATCGCTGTTATCACTATAAAAAATGTTAGTATTATAACTCCTAATATCGCCGTTGTAAACATCATTATGCTTATTAGCTTTGACCAATAGATTTTGGCTCGGGAAAAGGGCTGGGTAAAGTATGTTTTGTAGCTTCCCTCTTCTATTTCTCCTAAATAGATATCCACCGTTAAAATAGCTATCAATGCCAATAATATCAGTGGCGTGTACCCTCTTAGGATAAAAAGCAAAAACTGAAAACCATTTATTTGATATGGTGAGTGCTGAGGTTCTATGTTGTTTTTTATCAGATGTTCATTTATAGCTATGTTTTCTCTAAGCTGCTCCGGAAGCTGATTTCTATATCTTAAGATATCCTCACTCATGTAGTTATTTTCCGCACCAAAGATTAGGTTGTGATACTTTTCGTTTTCAATCTCTAACGCTCTTTGCCATGACATCATACCAGGACTACGATAATAAGTTCCCAACTGAGTTGATGTGGACGCTTCTGTTATTAAAAACTCTACTTCTTCAAAATCTATCCCTGCAGGGCTAAGTTCTTCTGAATCTACCTCGATAGATTCTAATTCATCTAGCTCTATTTCCACAGAACCTGGTTCTTCAGGATCAACACCTTCAAGGCCCATCTCCTCTAGCATGTCTAGGACCTGTAGCCTTCCCGTTGCTTCACGTGCTTGATCTCCCATATCTCTTTCTTTATCATACATATAGCTGTCATGTAAGTTTCCGTTATAAATTACTAACCCCAACAGATAAGCTATCATTAATGCAATTATTATTTTGTTTTTATTGTTTCCTCTAAATTTTGTCCATTCGCTTAGGATTAGCTTAATCATTTTCTTCACCATATACCTCTTTATAAACTGACTCTATATCCATTTCTGCTCGGTGTATGTCTAGCACTAAAATGTCGTTTTTTATTAGTTTACATAGCAGCTCTGATAAAGAATCTTGGTCTTTGAAGGTGATTTTTACGCTGTCTGATATATACTCTACCTTTTCAGGGTCAGCTACAGATTCTATAAAGGGTTTGGCTTTTTCCACAGAGGAAAGCTGTAATATATAACTAAACCGCTCTTCAATAGCTTTAGGGGTTTCTATGATTTTGCCGTTGTTTATACAGATAATTCTATCGGCTAGCTTTTCTACCTCACCTAACTGGTGGGAGGAAAACAGTATCGAGATGTCTTCTTTTTCTATTAGCTGCTCTAATGTACTTCTTAAGCCGATTATGCCACCTGGATCTAAGCCATTTGTAGGTTCATCCAAAATGAGAAATTTAGGCTTGCTCAAAAGGGCTATTGCTAATCCTAGCCTTTGCTTCATTCCCATGGAATATTGCGATACCTTAATGTCCAGCTTTTGCCCTAATTGAGTAAATTCTTCAATTTCTTCCACTCTTGTTTTTGATATATTTCTCATTTTTGCTATTAAATGAATGTTTTGCCTACCAGTCATGTCTTGATAAAGACCGGGGCTTTCAATTAGCGATGCTTGTTGTGCCAAGGCCTTTTCTTTCTCCTTTAGTACGTCAACGCCACATATTTCTATATGTCCACTTTCTGGTATTACCAGGTTACAAAGACATTTCATGGTTGTGGATTTTCCTGCACCGTTTGGCCCTATAAACCCAACTATTTCATTTTTGTTTACCTCAAAGGACACATCCTTTAAAATATGCCTTTTGCCGTAGCTTTTGTTTAGCTTTTCCACAACTACCACAGCGTTTTTATTCATTTATAACACCACCTTAATGTTTTTATAAATCTTTCTTTTTAAAATACCATATGTTACCTAAAATAAGCAGGGCTGTTGCGGTGACTAGCACTATGATAGCCAGTAGTGGAGTTGTGTTGTAGTTTCCGTTTAAGATGTTTACTGGGTTATTCATGGTAAAGGGACTAAGGTTTAGCTTCTCATCAACTATCCACCTTTGGCTTACCGCGATCCCTATAATGCTGATAACGGCGGCAGCACTAAAGCCGATTATTTTGTTTTTGGTGACAGAGGAGATGAAGATATTTAGGACCACATAAAACACTGTGCACAGCACTAGTAAAGCTAAGGCCAAAAGCAAAAACTGATACAGCGGCATCAAGGTTAGCTTATCGCTAATGTCACCACGTATTAATGAATATCCACTTATACCCAATGCTTGGTAGTTACCCATTCTCTCAGTATCTCTTTCTAAATAATTTGGCATTGGATCGGCAGAAGTAAATCCACCTTCTAGATAGGTCACCGGGTATTTAAAGTTTTCAAATCCATCTGATAACCCCAAAAGCAAAGAGATTACTAGAGCTGGTATCAGTATCACAAAAAGTACATGCAAAATACTGATAGTAACTTTAGATAATAGATATTTTTTTCTGGAAAAAGGTTGGGTTAGTATCAGTTTTAAATTTCCACTTTTCCACTGGTCATTTATGCTATCAAAAACTAAAATTAGTATGATAAAAGCTAAAAGCATGGGCACAATTTCCCTAAAATAGTGGTACAAAAAAGTCATGCTGTCCATATGATATCTGCCGATAGGTTCAATGTCATTTATATGCAAATGATGGTATAACTGCCCATTTTTTAGGAAGTAATAGATTGGAGAGTTAGTTCTGGGGTTGTAAAACTCAATTTCTTCATATGCTATACCTCCACTTACATCATCCCATACTTTCTTAATTTCCTCGTCCCACCATTCAGCCCTAGGATCATCTGCCTGTGGGGGGGTGTATCTGGGATTAAGTAAGTATACAAAAGAATGAAGGCGAGTATATTCATTGTAATCTTCTGCTAAATATGCTGCTTGAGCTTGATCGGATGTTTCCATCCATATATGCAAAGAATCAATAGCTGCGTCCGGAACATCCCAACCAAATTGACTATAAGCATCAAGAATTAATTCAGGAAAGATTCGATGACAAACATATCGGTAAGGTCTCCTTGCATCATCAGCTCTGTATTCTCCAATCATTTGAAAAGATATGATAAAGATTATGGCCATTAAAAACCATGTCTTAGGGTCTTTAAGCTTTCTCTTTAGTTCAAATGTTATATAACTCTTCATTTGTTCACCTCCCCTACTGATAATTATGCCTGTTGCTTCTAGTTACGTTTAGCTAATAACGCCTATAAATCTTTCTTTTTAAAATACCATATGTTACCTAAAATAAGCAGGGCTGTTGCGGTGACTAGCACTATAATAGCTAACAGTGGAGTTGTGTTGTAGTTTCCGTTTAAGATGTTTACTGGGTTATTCATGGTAAAGGGACTTAGGTTTAGCTTCTCATCAACTATCCACCTTTGGCTTACCGCAATCCCTATAATGCTGATAACGGCGGCAGCACTAAAGCCGATTATTTTGTTTTTGGTGACAGAAGATATAAAAATATTTAGGGCTACATAAAACACTGTGCACAGCACTAGTAAAGCTAAGGCCAAAAGCAAAAACTGATACAGCGGCATCAAGGTTAGCCTTTCGCTTACACCGTGACGTATTAATGAATATTCACTTATGCCTAACACTTGAATGCCAAATTGCTCCTTGTTGCTCTCTAAGTAGTTAGGCATTGGGTCGGTAGAGGTAAACCCACCTTCTAAATAGGTCACAGGGTACTTAAAGTTTTCAAATCCATCTGACAACCCCAAGAGCAAAGTAATAACTAAGGCTGGTATCAGCAAAACAAACAATACATGCAAGATACTGATAATTATTTTAGATAATAGGTATTTTTTTCTGGAAAAAGGTTGTGTCAGTATCAGTTTTAAGTTTCCACTTTTCCACTGGTCATTTATGCTATCAAAAACTAAAATAACAATAACAAAGGCTAAAAGCATGGGCACAATTTCTCTAAAATAGTGATACATAAAAGTCATGCTGTCCATATGATATCTGCCGATAGGTTCAATGTTATTTGCATGCAATTGATGGTATAACTGCCCACTTATTATTGAATAATAGTTTGGTCTTCTTCTTGGATTATAAAACTCGATTTCTTCATATGCTATGCCTCCGCTTACATCACCCCATATTTCTCTAATTTCTTTATCCCACCATTCAGACCAAGGATGGTCTTCCTGTGGAGTATTGAATATGGAAAGATGTAGGTTAGCTAAAGAATAAAGGCGGGTATATTCCTTATAATCTTCTGCCAAATATGCTGCTTGAGCTTGATCATAGGTTTCCAACCATATATGCAGAAAATCAATAGCTGAGTCCGAAACATCCCAGTCAAACTCTCTATAACTATCAAGGTGTATTTCAGGAACACTCCTCAAATTAATGAATCGGTAAGGTCTCCTTGCATCATCAGCTCTGTAGTCTCCAATCATTTGGAAAGATATGATAAAAATTATGGCCATTAAAAACCATGTCTTAGGGTCTTTAAGCTTTCTCTTTAGTTCAAATGTTATATAACTTCCCATTTGTTCACCTCCAAAAGTATAAATTGAAAAATAGTACATAAGCGTAAGCCAAATAAAATAAGTTCCGCTTCCAATGATTTATCTTGTACAACAACTATTTTGTGTGGCTAAATATTAGTTTAAAGATTTAAAATATTCTAATATTATCTTTATCATAACATATCCTAAGCATTGATTTATTAAATTTTAGTTAACTAACATTTCTTTTTATTTAATTTTTTTCACACTCGGTTTTCTGACCTCTCGTTTTATTTGACTAAATATTATAACATTTAACTAAAAGATAACCCAGTTTAAAATGGGGTTCGTTACGTGGGTCTTGCGCCCTTGTGGGCTAGACCCTTCGGCAAGCTCAGGGTGACAGAATTGCAGGGCGTTGGCTTAGTTTCGTGGGGTGGATCTGACTTAAGAGGTATTATAAAACTTTTCTATATGATGACTAGAATGGGTAAGTTATCGGCGTTGATGATTTTGTGCGTGGTCTTTCTTTGGCTCTGTCATTCTGAACGGAGTGAAGAATCTTATGGGTTATGTCTTATGAACTGGGCTATTAGTGGCTGATCAAGTGATAGGTTCGTTTCTGTCCGTTTCGCCGGTCTTTGCGCCCTTGTGGGCTAGACCCTTCGGCAAGCTCAGGGTGACGTTGTAGGAGCGTTGGCTAGGCGTGATGGGCTTAGAATGGTTCGTTAATGTTACTTTGTGTTTAGCGGGGAGGGCTGTCGGTTTTGTTTAATTTGGTGTGGTTTTTGAATCTGTCATTCTGAACGTAGTGAAGAATCTATGGGCTTATGTTTTGTAGAACTGGTTTATCCCCACTAGAAAAATGTTAAAAGAATATGAGTCAAGTTAGCCTAGATTTAGGTCCCTGCTTAGTATCCGTCTCGGGGTCTTTGCGCCCCTACGGGCAGGCTTGATTATGGGTGAAGTATATGTATCTCTTTGGTAAAAAC from Proteinivorax hydrogeniformans harbors:
- a CDS encoding ABC transporter permease, coding for MIKLILSEWTKFRGNNKNKIIIALMIAYLLGLVIYNGNLHDSYMYDKERDMGDQAREATGRLQVLDMLEEMGLEGVDPEEPGSVEIELDELESIEVDSEELSPAGIDFEEVEFLITEASTSTQLGTYYRSPGMMSWQRALEIENEKYHNLIFGAENNYMSEDILRYRNQLPEQLRENIAINEHLIKNNIEPQHSPYQINGFQFLLFILRGYTPLILLALIAILTVDIYLGEIEEGSYKTYFTQPFSRAKIYWSKLISIMMFTTAILGVIILTFFIVITAIYGIGDLDYPQAIATSEMLTSLSSNGENLGQYQIVSTGRYLALGYLLFVAMLVMTIASTKAVSIFINSISSTLGLVTGVFMLNFVFDSTLSNASIFRFIQPLAYSNIDLVIRGQVNASYVVGILLALTLTIVMIILSATKLIKSDLLGSEG
- a CDS encoding ABC transporter ATP-binding protein, encoding MNKNAVVVVEKLNKSYGKRHILKDVSFEVNKNEIVGFIGPNGAGKSTTMKCLCNLVIPESGHIEICGVDVLKEKEKALAQQASLIESPGLYQDMTGRQNIHLIAKMRNISKTRVEEIEEFTQLGQKLDIKVSQYSMGMKQRLGLAIALLSKPKFLILDEPTNGLDPGGIIGLRSTLEQLIEKEDISILFSSHQLGEVEKLADRIICINNGKIIETPKAIEERFSYILQLSSVEKAKPFIESVADPEKVEYISDSVKITFKDQDSLSELLCKLIKNDILVLDIHRAEMDIESVYKEVYGEEND
- a CDS encoding ABC transporter permease subunit, which encodes MKSYITFELKRKLKDPKTWFLMAIIFIISFQMIGEYRADDARRPYRYVCHRIFPELILDAYSQFGWDVPDAAIDSLHIWMETSDQAQAAYLAEDYNEYTRLHSFVYLLNPRYTPPQADDPRAEWWDEEIKKVWDDVSGGIAYEEIEFYNPRTNSPIYYFLKNGQLYHHLHINDIEPIGRYHMDSMTFLYHYFREIVPMLLAFIILILVFDSINDQWKSGNLKLILTQPFSRKKYLLSKVTISILHVLFVILIPALVISLLLGLSDGFENFKYPVTYLEGGFTSADPMPNYLERDTERMGNYQALGISGYSLIRGDISDKLTLMPLYQFLLLALALLVLCTVFYVVLNIFISSVTKNKIIGFSAAAVISIIGIAVSQRWIVDEKLNLSPFTMNNPVNILNGNYNTTPLLAIIVLVTATALLILGNIWYFKKKDL
- a CDS encoding ABC transporter permease subunit produces the protein MGSYITFELKRKLKDPKTWFLMAIIFIISFQMIGDYRADDARRPYRFINLRSVPEIHLDSYREFDWDVSDSAIDFLHIWLETYDQAQAAYLAEDYKEYTRLYSLANLHLSIFNTPQEDHPWSEWWDKEIREIWGDVSGGIAYEEIEFYNPRRRPNYYSIISGQLYHQLHANNIEPIGRYHMDSMTFMYHYFREIVPMLLAFVIVILVFDSINDQWKSGNLKLILTQPFSRKKYLLSKIIISILHVLFVLLIPALVITLLLGLSDGFENFKYPVTYLEGGFTSTDPMPNYLESNKEQFGIQVLGISEYSLIRHGVSERLTLMPLYQFLLLALALLVLCTVFYVALNIFISSVTKNKIIGFSAAAVISIIGIAVSQRWIVDEKLNLSPFTMNNPVNILNGNYNTTPLLAIIVLVTATALLILGNIWYFKKKDL